The segment TTTAGTCGGAAATGCTCCTTCCATACGTGTGGCTGGAAACCGTTTGATTGTCTCTTCGTCCCAAAAGCAATGTTTTTCTTTTAATAAATCTGATGGGCGGTTTGTAGCATCAGTCGGACATATCGGGAATGATCCGGAAGGATGTCGGGAACTGACCGGCTGGCTCGATGCGGCAAACGGATATCTTTATTTCTTGAAGGGTGACGGCGTTTCTGCTATTTATGATACAGATGGGAATTTTGTCGGCACATCGAAAGAAGTAGAATTAAGTGATGGCTTGTTTGGGATTGATTCGAATGATTACTTAGATAAGCAAACCTTGGTGAAACACACATCTGCTACTGCCACAAAACCCGACCGAGTCATTCTTTATCGTGATACAACTTTGCTGGCTTCTTTTCCCTCTCATGGAGAAGAAAAAGCCATTGTTTCCGGAAACCAAGCCGATATTGAAAGCATTGCTGTATTCCAACAGGCATTGATGGGGCATTCAATGATTTTTATCCATTACAAAAATGGAGATGAAATGGGGCTCATTCCAACCGAACATCCTTTCTGGCACGTAGGCAAAAAGCTTTATTTTCGCGAGCTCTTCAATGATACCATTTATCAGGTGACAAAAGACGGTTTATTGCCTGAACGGCGGTTTGATTTCGGAGCTATGACGTGGAAGCGGGAAGACAGGTATGACGCGCAGAAAGACGACGCTATCTATCCGTTGGAAGTCATGGAAAACGACCGCTTCTTGTGGTTGCGTTTTGTCGTCAATCTTTATCGGCAAGACAAGCGAAAAGCCTATAATGCGCTTTATCTGAAAAAAAGCGGAGAGGTAAAGGTGGCAGCTTACGAAGAAGGAATGGAAAACGATCTGAACGGATTCTTGCCTTTACAACCTACTTTTGTAACAGCTGATGGCGAATTTGCTCAGCTAATACCGGCCGAAACAATAGCAGAATGGTTTGAAGAGCATTCGGATGCAGCAGAACTTCCAGCTGAAATACAAGCTTTAAAAGCTATCAGGGCGGATGATAATCCGGTGGTTGTCTTGATGAAATAAACTGGTGGAATGGATAGATTCAGTGTCTATATAAAAAAAGAGACTTTGGCGTGGGGCCTAAGTCTCTTTCTTATAGGGTAAGTAATTGAATTTACTTGTTATCTGCCAAATAAGAATCAGGAACAACATCAAAGCCAGATAAACGATTGTTGTTGTTAGTTACGTTGATCAATGCAACATATTTACGATATTGTTCTGTATTCAGCACCTTTTTCATCAACTTCAAGTTGCTGTAGATTGCTTTCTGCATCTTAGCTTCTTTCTGATCATCTGAAGCACGCAGACTTGCTTTCTGCATTTCGTGGAAGTAATCGTTGATGTTTTCTACTTCCTTAACCTGATCAGATGTTAACTGCAAATAACAGCTCAACTGATATGTATTTGCAGAGAACGGAAGTTTTTTGTTACTTGCAAAACTAACTGTTGCGCTCATTAATACGGCTGCAACGAATAAACCTAAACGTTTCATAATCAATAATCTTAAAATAATTAAACCTAAAAACAACCTAAAATATAACCTAAACTCATTCTACCAACATCCAGTGTTGATATCATTTCTTTTTTCGAAGGCAAAGATATATAGATGTTTTATAGCATAACTATCTAGCACTATTAATAAATGTAAAATCGTTGTTGTAATTGATATATATCAAGGATTATGGCTTTCTATTTACAATTGTATAGCTGAAATAAGCAGCTAAATGAGATTAATTCGCCATAATTACCATCATTTTGTAATGTCATTGTAATATCTTATGCTTCTCATAGGAGGCTTTTGTCCAACGCCAGTAAACCAGTAAAGAGATTACGCAGCAAAATGACCCAAAAAGATAAGCAGCCGACAAGTTAATATGCGCAGAGATAAAACCAGCCAGAAGCATACCAATACCGACACCCACATCAAATGAAGTCAGATAAGTAGAAGTAGCGGTTCCACGTAAGTTATGTGGGGCGACATTGACAAATAAGCACTGAAATGCAGGTACGCCAGTGCCAAAACCAAGTCCAATGAATAGGGCAGAACCATAGAATACAGCTGGATCATGGATGGTAGCAAATAAAGCAAAGAATACAATCAGACAAATAATGGATGAAGAAGCCACTTGATGTATCTTCCCGTGATCGACCAGACGACCAGAGATTAATCTGGAAATGCCTACGCCGATAGCCATGAACACAAAGAAATAACCCGGTTCTGTAATGCCGATTTCTTTTCCATACAATACGACGAATGAGGTAATCATGCCGTAGGGGATAGCAATCAATATATAAGCTGCAGCAGCTGGCAATGCTGTCAGCAGAATAAAACGGTCTAACGAAAAGGAGGGACGTTTTACGGGTTTACGAGCCGGATATTGGATGAACAGGACAGAAAGTATGCCTGCTAACGAAATACCCAAACAAATCCAGACGATGGATGAAAAGCCGTGGTGGGCGTATGCGGCAACTGCTACCAGTGGTGCCAGTGACATGCCCAGATTGATCGTTAACCCATAGAAACCCATTCCTTCTCCTCTTC is part of the Parabacteroides sp. AD58 genome and harbors:
- a CDS encoding MFS transporter; amino-acid sequence: MESSNKPVLWNRNFVQCCFSYFLMNFAFYMLMPTMPVYLTEELGIGKSEVGIALSSYTIGVLCVRPFSGYLVDCFSRKPLYLFAFTLFGLFFFGYFFTALSLLLIIRFLQGGFMGLTSVAGNTITIDVIPSARRGEGMGFYGLTINLGMSLAPLVAVAAYAHHGFSSIVWICLGISLAGILSVLFIQYPARKPVKRPSFSLDRFILLTALPAAAAYILIAIPYGMITSFVVLYGKEIGITEPGYFFVFMAIGVGISRLISGRLVDHGKIHQVASSSIICLIVFFALFATIHDPAVFYGSALFIGLGFGTGVPAFQCLFVNVAPHNLRGTATSTYLTSFDVGVGIGMLLAGFISAHINLSAAYLFGSFCCVISLLVYWRWTKASYEKHKILQ
- a CDS encoding DUF4934 domain-containing protein translates to MKINSLYWALPLSIWLGCSCSSSTTEGELETIPVGSAYSTITTLKASDYFREVTYIPLETTDSVLVGNAPSIRVAGNRLIVSSSQKQCFSFNKSDGRFVASVGHIGNDPEGCRELTGWLDAANGYLYFLKGDGVSAIYDTDGNFVGTSKEVELSDGLFGIDSNDYLDKQTLVKHTSATATKPDRVILYRDTTLLASFPSHGEEKAIVSGNQADIESIAVFQQALMGHSMIFIHYKNGDEMGLIPTEHPFWHVGKKLYFRELFNDTIYQVTKDGLLPERRFDFGAMTWKREDRYDAQKDDAIYPLEVMENDRFLWLRFVVNLYRQDKRKAYNALYLKKSGEVKVAAYEEGMENDLNGFLPLQPTFVTADGEFAQLIPAETIAEWFEEHSDAAELPAEIQALKAIRADDNPVVVLMK